The genomic segment AAGCGCCGGCGCGTCCGGGTCGTAGTGGGCGAAAATAAATCCGTTCCAAATCTCTACTTTGAGCGGCGGTAGACTATGATCGTGACGGAGAATATCGAACGGCTCGATGCGGATCATCTCAGGCGCCGAGATCAGCTCTCCGTCCATTCCGTACGTCCACCAGTGCAGCGGACAGCGGAAGTTTTTGCAGTTGCCGGCGCCTTCCGCGACGAGATGGCCGCGGTGCTGGCAGACGGCGGAGATGACATGGATGCTCATGTCCTTGGCGCGCGTCACGATAATCGGGTCGTCGTTCAGCTGCAGCGTATAATAATCGCCCGGATTCGGCACCTGCTCCTGCCGGCCCACGCACAGCCAGCTGCGTCCGAACACTGCTTCCTTCTCGAAGGCGAAAAAGGAGTCGCTCGTATAGCATTCGGCGGGCATGGACCGCGCCTCCTTCGTCTCCAGGAGCGAGGGACCGAGCTGGGACAGTACTTCAAGAACGTCTTTCGTAACTTTGTAAGCCATGTTCGCTTCCTCCTCGATGATCTGAACGTTGAATAGCGACGAGCGGCGGACGCTTCAGACAGGAACGAACGGCTCGCGCAGCTCGAACAGGCGCTCCGCCGCGGATTGCGCGGATAAGCGTATCTCGTCGGCGTCGGCCGTCTGAAGCTGGCGGCCGAGCACGAGCGGCTTGCCGTCGACGAACACATGGCTCACGTCCGCGCCCGAAGCCGAATACACCACATTGCTTACCGCATTGTCGTACTTGCCCCGGATGATCGGGGTCAGGTGATGCTTGCGAAAATCGACGGCGATGAGGTCCGCCTTCTTGCCGATCTCGAGCGATCCGATCTCGCCGTCGAGCCCGAGCGCCCGCGCGCCGTCGATCGTCGCCATCCGCAGCGCAGTCTCCGCCTTGATGACCGTCGCGTCGAGCAGCCGGGCCTTCTGCAGCAGCGGTACGAACTTCAGCTCCTCAAGCATGTCGAGATTGTTGTTTTCCTTTACGCCGTCGGTTCCGATGCCGACCGTGACGCCGAGATCGAGCAGCTCTTTGATCGGCGCGATGCCGGAGGCGAGCTTCAGATTGCTGACCGGACAATGCGCCACCGCGGTGCCGGTGCGGGCGAGCAGTTCCCGCTCCGAATCCTGCAGCCAGACGCAGTGCGCGAGCACGGTCCTGGGCCCGAGGATGCCGCGGTCATAGAACAGCTCGACGGGCCACCGGCCGGTCTCGGCATGCAGCCGCCTCGCCATCTCGATCGACTCTTCTCCGTGGGTATGGATGCCGGTGTCGTACTTTTCGGCATACGCGGCGGCTTTGCGGTAAGCGTCCTCCGTGCAGTAAGTCAGATGCTCCAGCGCGAACCACACCCGGATTCTGCCGTTTGCCGTCTTGTTGCGGTCCAGCACGAGCTGCACGTTTTTGTCGAGGGACTCGAAGTAATCCATGCCGGGCTTGTCGACGACGTAGGGCGCAAGCGTGGCGCGCAGGCCGAGCGTCTCTGCCGCATCCGCGCATTTATGCATGAAGCGGTACATGTCCATCACGCAGGTCGTGCCGGACAGGAGCGCCTCGGTATAGCTGAGGCGCGCCGCGGCAAATGCGATATCCTCCGTCAATGCGCGATGCTTCGGATCGACGTATTTGGTCAGCCATTCGAACACCGGCAGGTCCTCTGCGGTCCCCCGTATCAGTCCCGAGTGCAGATGAAGGTTGACGAGACCCGGCAGCAGGACGTGGCCGGACGCATCCAATCGTTCGACGCCGGCGTATTTGTCTTCCAGGGCCGCTGTCGGTCCGATGTCCGCAATTCGCCCCTTCTCGATCAGCAGCGCGCCGTCATGGATCACTTCGTCCTGGGGGTTCACCGTCAGGATCGTGGCATTCGTAATCAGCAAGCTGTCGTTCATCGCGTCCATCTCCCCGCTTCTCGTTATTGAATCGTATATCCGCCGTCCGCCAGCATCGCGCTTCCCGTTACGAAGGACGCAAGCGGGCTGCTCAGAAAAAGAATGCAGCTCGCGATCTCCTCCGGACGTCCAAGCCGGCCGAGCGGATGCATCGCGATGAGATCGTCGATCGTGCCCTGCGGCCCGCGCCTGCCTTCGAACTGCCTGCGCAGCAGCGGCGTATCGATCGCGCCCGGGCAGATGCAATTGACGCGCACGCCGTCTGCCGCCGTCTCCAGCGCCAGGCTGCGCGTGAAGTTGACGACCGCAGCTTTGGAAGCGGTATAGGCCGTGAAGCTTCCGGCGCCGACGAAGGCGAGCTGGGAAGCCGTGTTGACGATACAGCCGCGCGAAGCTCTCAGCATGGGCAGCGCCGCCTTGCAGCATAGAAACACACTCTTGAGATTGACGTTCATGAGCCGGTCCCACGCCGCTTCCGTCGTGTCTTCCAAGCCGGCCACCAGCTCGATGCCTACATTGTTAATCAGGACGTCAAGTCCACCCCAGTGCCGCCCCAGTCTATCGAACGCCGCCGCTACCGTATCGGAATCGGACAGATCGACCGGCAGCTCTATATCGCCGTCCGCCAACCGTTCCTTTTGAAAAGCGATATCGAAAACGGCCGTCTCTGCACCGGCCCGTTTAAAGGCTTCGGCAGCAGCCTTGCCGATGCCGCTCGCGCCGCCGGCGATCAGCACCTTCTTGCCCGCCAGATCCATCATCTCTCCGCCCTCCTCGCCGTTAATCTCATGACTTGCCAAGGCGCTATGCCCGGGCGTCCCGCCGTATATTGCATCTCCAGCGATTGCGAGTTCCAGATGAGGCCGCTGAGCGTGACATGAGGAAGCGCCGCATTGGACCGCCCATAAATGACGCCATCGGCGCAAATATCGCCTGATGCCGGAGCATGCGCTCCGCCTCCCCTCCTGCTTGCGAGCATGGACGCCAGCGCCGACAACGCCTCCTTTTGTCCACTGCCGGACCGCGCGAGCGTTTCGAGCGTATGCCGCGCCCGAACGAGGCGCAGCTCGCGATCCGACCGGATCGCCTCCGGGAGCGCCTCCTGTTCGGCCAACTTGATTCCAAGCGCCTGATTGCTTCGCGCAGTCCAGCCCTGCGCCGTATCGTCGTGCCAGGCCGTCTCCATCCCGTCGTGCTCGAATACGAGCAGTGTGCCGTGGCGGTCCGCGATAATGTGGCTGCCGCCGACGGTGGGCTCGGCCGCGTCGCGGTACCGCTCCCGCATGAGCGCAAGCGCCTCCGCCGCCGTGCCGCAGCGCGCCAAAGCTTCCGCCTGCGCGATCCCCCGCAGGTCGTTCATCCAGAAGCTCTCTGCCGGACGGCCGTCCGGCGCGGGCGTCTCGCAGCCGAAATAGCTGCTGATGAGCATGACGCCCCGTTCGTTCATGCCCGCATTGATGCCTTTCTGGGGCTGGATGCCGTAGGCCAGCGAGGCATATCCGTCCTCCGCGCCGGCGATGCCGTGCCAGTAACCCACCGACGGGGAATCCGAATTTTTAAATCCCAAGACCGCCGCGCCGCCATCCGCGCTTCTGCATACGATCGCTCCGATCGTGCACATCCGCTTTCCTCCTTTGCTCGCTACCGCCTTCAGAAGTTCGGATAGCTCCGATTGGCACGCATGCGACGGTAATCGATCTTCGTCCTCAGCGATGCCTCATTAAGCAGTCGGCCGGAAGCCGCCTGTGCCTTCCATGCCAGCTCCTCTTCCTCGACGCCGACGAGTCGGCCTTCCCTGACGACGACCTTGCCGCCGACGATCGTCGTATCGACGGTCTGCGACAAGCCCGCCAGCACGGGCAGCGTCGCGTCGTTATGAAGCGCGCCGGCATAAGCGAGCTGCCGCGAATCGATCATAAACAAATCAGCAGCCTTGCCGACTTCCAGCGAGCCGATATCGTCCGCCCATCCGAGCACGCGCGCCGATCCGATCGTCGCGACACGCAGGCAATCTTCCGCGCCGACGTCCGTCGTGCCGTGCATCAGATTGTGAAGCAAGTGCGCGGCGCGCACTTCGCCGAGCATGTTCGAGCCGTCGTTCGATGCCGAACCGTCCACGCCGAGACCGACCTTGACGCCGGCCTGCAGCATCTTGACGATCGGCATGACGCCGGAGCCCATTTTCATATTGCTGCATGGACAGTGCGCGACGCCGCAGCCGTGATGCGCGAGCCGGCCGATCTCTTCGTCATTGAAGTAAATGCCGTGCGCGTACCAGACGTCCGGACCGACCCAGCCATTCGTTTCCATGAATTCGAGCGGCCGCATGCCGAGCTTCTCCCGGCAAAAATCGTCTTCGTCCTTCGTCTCCGCCAGATGCGTATGCATCCGCACGCCATAGCTGCGGGCGAGGCTCGCCGATTCGCGCAGCAGGTCCGACGTGATCGAAAAGGGCGAGCACGGCGCGACGCCGACACGCAACATCGCGAATCGGCCCGGATCGTGATACGTCTCGATCAAGCGGCGCGAATCTCTCAAAATGATGTCCTCGCTCTGGCATACCTCGTCCGGCGGCAAGCCTCCTTTGGAGCGTCCGAGCGACATCGAGCCGCGCGTCGGAAAAAATCGGATCCCGAGCTCAGCGGCCGCCCGAATTTCTTCGTCGATCAGTTCCCCGGAGATACCGCTCGGAAAGCAATAGAAGTGATCCGCAGCCGTCGTACAGCCGCTCTTGAGCAGTTCGCCGAGACCGACCTTCGCGCTCAAATAGATGTCTTCCGGGCGCAGACAGCGCCAGATATCGTATAGCGTGATCAGCCAGTCGAACAGCTCGGTCTTTTGAACGAACGGAATGTTGCGCGTAAGGTTTTGATAAAGATGGTGATGCGTGTTGATGAGGCCCGGATACACGATTTTTCCGGTCGCGTCGATGACCGTATCCGCGGTTTCGTAGGGAATTTGATTTCCGATCGCCACGATCTGCTGATCTACCGCGTAAAGGCTTCCGCCGGGGTAGGCGCTGCCGTCCTTGTCCATCGTTATAATATTTCTCGCGTTTTTGATGAGGAGCGTTCGCATATCCCGTCACTATCCTCTCCGCCTCGATAGATTCATTTTAGGGGCGGAATCGGGACTCGGACAATTGCAAACGCGAACGTTTGTCATATTTTATAACGCAAATGCTCGTTTTTGTTGATCCGCATGATTAAATCCCGCAATAACGTCAGGTAATGCTACATCATTTTCAGATGGCATTGAAAATTCTGAGTCATTGGCTCTACCGTCGACTCAACATCCACGCTCTATTTGTTGAAGGCGAGGTTTTGCGCCTTTAACCTACCACAGGAACAAAAACGAGATGAAGCAGTAAACAAGCTGCTTCATCCCGTTTGCTTCATTTTTACTTTTCGGCCGTTAACGATGCCCCGTAGAAAAGATCAGAGATCATTCGCCGCTTAAACGTTGCTGCCGAACCACCCCGGCAGCTCGGCGAGCATGCGGCCAAGGGGCTCGGCGGCATACTCGTTCAACGGCGCCTCAAAATAATCGCTATTCGACGTCCAGTGAATCTTGCCCGCCATGACGGCCGGCAAGCTCAGCCAGGCCTCGGACCTGGACAAGCGTTCCCAAGCTTCGTCCGCACCGGGATCCCGGCTTTTGTGTACGAGTATCCGGTCTGCGCCGAGGCGCGCAAGCAGATCTGGATCGACCGATTTTGACCATAAGACCCCCTGCTCGCTTAACCCTTCAGGCTCGCCGAAGCCTATATCGTCGTACAGCTGCGTAGCCGCCCGCCGCCCGCATATTTCCACGCCTCGTCCGCCGACGACAAGCACGAGCAAGTTATCCCGGCCGACACTCTTCGTCAACCGGTCGCGCGTCGCGGCGACGTTGCGATCGTAGCGGGCAAGCCATTGCTCGCCCTCCGCAGCGCGATCCAAAAATGCCGCCACGCGCCGAATATGGGTGCGCCAATTCTCTTCCCAATCAAGCAACAGCGTCGGCGCGATTTCCTTCAACTTGTCCTGCTCCTCTTGCGGAATAAACGAAGCGATGCCGACGATCTTGTCCGGCCGCGAATGTTCAAGCACGTTCCGATTAAAATCGTATTGATGACTGAGCGGCGCCTTCACCTCAAAGGCATACCGGTTCCGATAATAATCCGTCCAATATTGGTCTGTCGGCGCGGAGTAAGGGATCGTCCTGAGCGCCAGCAGCTGTCCGATGTTGACCCAGCTGTATGCGGCGACTCGCAGCTTCTGATT from the Cohnella hashimotonis genome contains:
- a CDS encoding 8-oxoguanine deaminase, which encodes MRTLLIKNARNIITMDKDGSAYPGGSLYAVDQQIVAIGNQIPYETADTVIDATGKIVYPGLINTHHHLYQNLTRNIPFVQKTELFDWLITLYDIWRCLRPEDIYLSAKVGLGELLKSGCTTAADHFYCFPSGISGELIDEEIRAAAELGIRFFPTRGSMSLGRSKGGLPPDEVCQSEDIILRDSRRLIETYHDPGRFAMLRVGVAPCSPFSITSDLLRESASLARSYGVRMHTHLAETKDEDDFCREKLGMRPLEFMETNGWVGPDVWYAHGIYFNDEEIGRLAHHGCGVAHCPCSNMKMGSGVMPIVKMLQAGVKVGLGVDGSASNDGSNMLGEVRAAHLLHNLMHGTTDVGAEDCLRVATIGSARVLGWADDIGSLEVGKAADLFMIDSRQLAYAGALHNDATLPVLAGLSQTVDTTIVGGKVVVREGRLVGVEEEELAWKAQAASGRLLNEASLRTKIDYRRMRANRSYPNF
- a CDS encoding SDR family NAD(P)-dependent oxidoreductase; its protein translation is MMDLAGKKVLIAGGASGIGKAAAEAFKRAGAETAVFDIAFQKERLADGDIELPVDLSDSDTVAAAFDRLGRHWGGLDVLINNVGIELVAGLEDTTEAAWDRLMNVNLKSVFLCCKAALPMLRASRGCIVNTASQLAFVGAGSFTAYTASKAAVVNFTRSLALETAADGVRVNCICPGAIDTPLLRRQFEGRRGPQGTIDDLIAMHPLGRLGRPEEIASCILFLSSPLASFVTGSAMLADGGYTIQ
- a CDS encoding amidohydrolase family protein, giving the protein MNDSLLITNATILTVNPQDEVIHDGALLIEKGRIADIGPTAALEDKYAGVERLDASGHVLLPGLVNLHLHSGLIRGTAEDLPVFEWLTKYVDPKHRALTEDIAFAAARLSYTEALLSGTTCVMDMYRFMHKCADAAETLGLRATLAPYVVDKPGMDYFESLDKNVQLVLDRNKTANGRIRVWFALEHLTYCTEDAYRKAAAYAEKYDTGIHTHGEESIEMARRLHAETGRWPVELFYDRGILGPRTVLAHCVWLQDSERELLARTGTAVAHCPVSNLKLASGIAPIKELLDLGVTVGIGTDGVKENNNLDMLEELKFVPLLQKARLLDATVIKAETALRMATIDGARALGLDGEIGSLEIGKKADLIAVDFRKHHLTPIIRGKYDNAVSNVVYSASGADVSHVFVDGKPLVLGRQLQTADADEIRLSAQSAAERLFELREPFVPV